Proteins encoded in a region of the Podospora pseudopauciseta strain CBS 411.78 chromosome 6, whole genome shotgun sequence genome:
- a CDS encoding hypothetical protein (EggNog:ENOG503P8BY) has translation MKEPENCIKGATLSVSILHNHPHHQQLSKHHLAFSSFENPLATVNYYLTLRLPTINMKVQLLTTAAAFFVATVTAIPAPYDNHGLFPDTDDFENDAGDPAILEARAQAPATWATNFNFTRDFDFPLDHLFAEIERIPDDILEKGDEVLHQWLVANGDREPETALKRDTDYVDAVEENLNLFERGELAARASLWKIAKCVAAIVQLLATTAVPAAKLLRIKKYIKALGGAKQAVKLMLGATTKAEKLKAGGEILVNLSAELLGISTVKNNCF, from the coding sequence ATGAAAGAGCCAGAAAACTGTATAAAGGGGGCCACTTTATCCGTGTCAATTCTCCACaatcaccctcatcatcaacagcttTCAAAGCACCATCTAGCTTTCTCATCCTTTGAAAACCCTTTAGCAACAGTCAACTACTACCTTACTCTCAGACTTCCAACCATCAACATGAAGGTCCAACTCCTCACCACTGCTGCCGCTTTCTTTGTGGCCACTGTCACTGCCATCCCCGCCCCCTATGACAATCATGGCCTTTTCCCTGACACCGACGACTTTGAGAACGACGCGGGTGACCCTGCCATTCTGGAAGCTCGCGCACAGGCCCCTGCCACCTGGGCGACCAACTTCAACTTTACTCGCGACTTTGACTTCCCCCTCGACCACCTCTTTGCCGAGATTGAGCGCATTCCCGACGACATCCTCGAGAAGGGAGATGAAGTGCTCCACCAGTGGCTCGTTGCCAACGGAGACCGTGAGCCCGAAACGGCTCTCAAGCGGGACACCGATTATGTTGATGCCGTTGAGGAGAACTTGAACCTCTTCGAGAGGGGTGAGCTCGCTGCCAGGGCCTCGCTGTGGAAGATTGCCAAATGTGTTGCCGCCATTGTTCAGCTCCTTGCCACCACTGCTGTGCCTGCTGCCAAGCTGCTCAGGATCAAGAAGTACATCAAGGCGCTTGGGGGTGCGAAGCAGGCTGTTAAGCTCATGTTGGGAGCCACcaccaaggccgagaagttgaaggctggtggtgaaaTCTTGGTCAACTTGAGTGCCGAGCTGTTGGGTATCAGTACTGTCAAGAACAACTGCTTCTGA
- a CDS encoding hypothetical protein (EggNog:ENOG503NZ0F; COG:C), giving the protein MGQLSASCPTDGQPHRAAVVGAGIAGLCAAIALRRAGWHVAVYEKSSFKNEIGAAITITPNATLVLERFGFDFLELGGVRNEMLLRYEAKNLSLLQKEYYGPDSGAEWSRFWSVHRVDLHSGLRGLATQTQDTTPGPPADIRLGQEITGIDCEAGTVKLKDGRLEQYDLVIIADGAHSRLIEDFTGNPSTVHRTGRSIYRWLVSMDEVNADPVLRNLYTDPQGRRKSGFVAWVDQETRILWVSYKCRGGKVLNNAVVHDTQTDEGEEDLWQSPVSRAQILKVLRNFHPSVQNMVSMTAEDGIKAHHLYKRLPLQSFVRGKTLVMGDAAHVMMPIHAAGASVAIETAATLETLFDLSGSTWTMDSRLEMFDKLRVPRCNLAMLSSNAGPEWLHVPGVEDEIRKYYSGPLPPAGAMPYSSAFRDVLFKHDEYRAARECMDKTAKD; this is encoded by the exons ATGGGTCAGCTTTCTGCCTCTTGCCCCACCGATGGGCAGCCACATCGGGCGGCGGTCGTCGGCGCTGGAATAGCAGGCTTGTGCGCCGCCATCGCCCTCCGTCGTGCAGGATGGCATGTCGCCGTGTACGAGAAGAGCAGCTTCAAAAACGAAATTGGTGCGGCCATCACGATAACTCCCAATGCGACCTTGGTTCTGGAACGGTTTGGATTCGACTTTTTGGAACTCGGCGGCGTTCGCAATGAGATGCTCCTGCGCTACGAGGCGAAGAACTTGTCCCTGCTTCAAAAGGAATACTATGGCCCTGACTCAGGCGCAGAATGGAGTCGCTTTTGGTCAGTTCACAGGGTGGACTTGCACAGCGGGCTCAGAGGGCTAGCGACCCAGACGCAAGACACCACACCAGGGCCACCAGCAGATATCCGATTGGGCCAAGAAATTACGGGAATCGATTGCGAGGCCGGCACAGTCAAACTCAAAGACGGGAGACTGGAGCAGTATGACTTGGTAATAATAGCAGATGGGGCTCAT AGCCGCTTAATTGAGGATTTTACCGGGAATCCGTCCACGGTTCACCGTACAGGCCGGTCTATTTACAGATGGCTGGTATCCATGGACGAGGTCAATGCAGATCCTGTACTCCGAAACCTCTACACAGACCCGCAGGGACGTCGGAAAAGCGGCTTCGTGGCTTGGGTTGATCAAGAAACCAGGATACTTTGGGTCAGCTACAAGTGTAGGGGCGGCAAGGTGCTGAACAATGCCGTGGTTCATGACACGCAAACcgatgaaggagaagaggatcTTTGGCAGTCTCCCGTATCACGAGCACAAATCCTCAAGGTGCTTCGCAACTTTCACCCGTCAGTTCAAAACATGGTCTCCATGACGGCCGAGGACGGCATCAAAGCCCACCACCTCTACAAACGGCTTCCACTCCAAAGCTTTGTTCGTGGAAAGactttggtgatgggagaTGCAGCACATGTCATGATGCCCATTCATGCGGCCGGAGCAAGCGTGGCTATCGAGACAGCGGCCACGTTGGAAACACTTTTCGACCTTTCCGGGAGCACATGGACAATGGACAGCCGGCTGGAGATGTTCGACAAGCTCCGAGTGCCCCGATGTAACCTTGCCATGCTTTCTTCCAACGCTGGCCCGGAATGGCTCCACGTTCCGGGTGTGGAGGACGAGATTCGAAAGTACTACTCTGGTCCTCTGCCGCCTGCTGGTGCCATGCCTTATAGCAGTGCGTTTAGGGACGTCTTGTTCAAACACGACGAATACCGAGCCGCAAGAGAGTGCATGGACAAGACAGCCAAGGACTAG
- a CDS encoding hypothetical protein (EggNog:ENOG503PDTM; COG:O), which translates to MKSMYIGLAAVALSWTGVLASESNNAIPNEALLARRPRVLQSRHRNGTTDYAQLGLRQEGGRCGAGVGRCPDGQCCSDYGFCGLTVDHCHPLFDCQAQYGVCGWPPPVPATTSTPPPPPTTTSTPPPPPTTTSTTSTTAPPPPPTTTSSVVVIPPSSTSSTPSVPQPTGPLVVTTNGQCGNGTMCIGNPNYGPCCSQYFWCGSSIDFCGAGCQSNFGACLGIPGLPGTPINGTTTSTSPVVPPTTTSTPVVVPPTTTSSTTTTSTTTTSSTSTRTTSTTSVAPTPTLVLPPGQRSSTDGRCGGGQNCLGSTFGRCCSQFGWCGDGDQYCPYIVGCQPEFGYCDPN; encoded by the coding sequence ATGAAGTCCATGTACATTGGACTGGCAGCAGTTGCCTTGTCGTGGACAGGCGTGCTGGCCAGCGAGAGCAACAACGCCATTCCCAACGAAGCCCTCCTCGCTCGTCGCCCTCGTGTGCTCCAGAGCCGCCACCGAAACGGCACCACTGACTATGCCCAGCTTGGTCTTCGTCAGGAAGGTGGCAGATGCGGAGCGGGAGTTGGACGCTGCCCCGATGGGCAGTGCTGCTCCGACTATGGCTTCTGCGGTTTGACCGTTGACCACTGCCATCCTCTGTTTGACTGTCAAGCCCAGTATGGTGTCTGCGGATGGCCTCCCCCGGTGCCTGCCACCACatcgactcctcctccccccccaacgACCAcgtcaacccccccaccccctcccaccaccacttccaccacttccaccactgctcccccgcctcctcctaCCACTACAAGCAGTGTGGTTGTAATCCCCCCGAGCAGCACCTCATCGACTCCCTCTGTTCCCCAGCCTACTGGTCCCCTGGTTGTGACCACCAATGGCCAGTGCGGAAACGGCACCATGTGCATTGGAAACCCCAACTACGGCCCTTGCTGCTCGCAGTATTTCTGGTGCGGTTCCTCAATTGACTTCTGCGGTGCCGGCTGTCAGTCCAACTTTGGTGCTTGTCTCGGCATCCCTGGTCTGCCCGGAACTCCCATCAACGGCACGACCACAAGCACCTCGCCCGTTGTCCCGCCCACGACCACATCCACCCCGGTTGTTGTGcctcccaccacaacctcctccaccaccaccaccagcactaCCACCACGAGCTCGACTTCCACCAggaccacctccaccacttcTGTCGCGCCCACTCCTACCCTGGTCCTCCCACCCGGTCAGAGATCTTCTACCGACGGACGCTGTGGCGGCGGTCAGAACTGCTTAGGTTCCACCTTCGGAAGATGCTGCTCGCAGTTTGGCTGGTGCGGCGATGGCGATCAGTACTGCCCGTATATTGTCGGGTGCCAGCCCGAGTTTGGCTACTGTGATCCCAACTAA
- a CDS encoding hypothetical protein (EggNog:ENOG503PYQ2) has product MNHNITDVAPYQPLLPRPHSPISYPKKKKSGIFPDLTKNINLGEDIDLIVGLTATALTADQVLKLKDSKKHKAMHLAKASLSAAAAATAFTMMKREHNERVGRERTRRRPESESRSTPSTTKGEKHECHSRSTSRSSSRPRSFERARRRSRSRDRELPYPDLEAQEPEDHKVRWALVPSPPFQEEHQEQRAESPEDYSYASSRLAPPQDERYHHRGRARTTSPVRRQDDGRWPDNHRHHHRRRKSEGQSRWHTFFELLGQELLQRQQKT; this is encoded by the coding sequence ATGAACCACAACATCACCGACGTTGCCCCTTACCAACCGCTACTTCCACGTCCGCACTCCCCAATTTCATatccgaagaagaagaaatcgGGGATATTTCCTGATCTCACCAAGAATATCAACTTGGGCGAGGACATTGACCTCATCGTTGGCCTCACAGCCACAGCGCTCACAGCCGACCAAGTCCTCAAGCTCAAAGACAGCAAAAAGCACAAGGCCATGCATTTAGCAAAGGCCAGCCTGagtgccgccgccgccgctacCGCGTTTACCATGATGAAAAGAGAGCATAATGAAAGAGTCGGACGGGAGAGGACACGTCGGCGTCCCGAGAGTGAGTCCAGGTCAACGCCTAGCACAACAAAAGGCGAGAAGCACGAGTGCCACAGTAGGAGCACCTCAAGATCTAGCTCACGTCCGAGGTCATTCGAGAgagcgaggagaagaagcagaagccgAGACCGGGAGCTGCCCTACCCTGACTTGGAAGCACAAGAGCCAGAAGATCACAAGGTGCGATGGGCTCTAGTTCCCTCGCCACCATTTCAGGAGGAACATCAAGAGCAGCGTGCAGAGAGCCCCGAAGACTACAGCTACGCGAGCTCGCGTCTGGCGCCACCGCAAGACGAACGATACCACCACAGAGGCAGGGCTCGGACAACGTCACCAGTCCGCAGGCAAGACGATGGCCGGTGGCCCGATAACCAtcggcaccatcaccgaaGAAGGAAGTCAGAAGGACAGTCAAGATGGCACACTTTCTTTGAACTGCTTGGTCAAGAGTTATTACAGAGGCAGCAGAAAACTTGA
- a CDS encoding hypothetical protein (COG:S; EggNog:ENOG503NVBA) produces MLSQLGFLFVAMALATGRVVRRDSADGFPNPNATQLDFIEDIADGTLSDAPPPPSLNESSIPIFQLISFNEYFEVAFFSSLIENITTDEPGFTLPTEKKVEILEILATVLAQEQLHAIDASNVLKHFNASLIPEPCEYVFPGATDINSSIALAATFTDVVLGTLQDAAEGLAVNGDLGPIRKVASIIGQEGQQSGFYRLLLNQKPSQKLFLTTNSALQQFVVSCPFNIGEIEIPIFPPLEVAHVKGGQTIEPRDQRLSFVANLTGSSEAEQLINETSPDLFVTYFSGQLLPISVPIEDVEWFGENNAQLRFEAEFPFEENILVGLTIAALTSKDNFTTYGEVVEVTIAAPGLIEVTEEGLSWDLLSKEDL; encoded by the exons ATGCTTTCCCAACTAGGCTTCCTTTTCGTAGCCATGGCCCTGGCAACAGGGAGAGTGGTTCGCCGCGATAGCGCCGACGGGTTTCCTAACCCGAATGCAACTCAGCTTGATTTCATCGAAGACATAGCAGATGGCACACTGTCAGATGCACCGCCCCCGCCCTCCCTGAACGAAAGCAGCATTCCCATTTTCCAACTGATTAGCTTCAATGAGTATTTTGAAGtcgccttcttttcgtcCCTCATTGAGAACATCACCACGGACGAGCCCGGCTTCACACTTCCAACAGAGAAGAAAGTGGAGATACTCGAAATCCTGGCGACCGTCTTGGCT CAAGAACAACTGCACGCCATCGATGCCTCCAACGTTCTCAAGCACTTCAATGCCTCTCTGATCCCCGAGCCCTGCGAGTACGTCTTCCCCGGTGCCACCGACATCAACTCGTCCATCGCTCTCGCCGCCACCTTCACCGATGTCGTTCTCGGAACACTTCAGGATGCGGCCGAGGGGCTAGCTGTCAACGGGGACTTGGGTCCTATTCGTAAAGTTGCCTCCATCATTGGCCAAGAAGGGCAGCAGTCTGGCTTCTACCGTCTGCTTCTTAACCAAAAGCCATCGCAGAAActcttcttgaccaccaac AGCGCGCTTCAACAATTCGTCGTATCTTGCCCCTTCAACATCGGGGAGATCGAAATCCCAATCTTCCCGCCTCTTGAGGTCGCCCATGTGAAAGGAGGCCAAACCATTGAGCCCCGTGATCAGCGCTTGTCTTTTGTTGCCAATTTGACCGGCTCCTCCGAAGCAGAGCAGTTAATCAATGAGACTAGTCCGGATCTGTTTGTTACCTACTTTAGCGGACAGCTGTTGCCCATTAGTGTGCCTATTGAAGATGTCGAGTGGTTTGGCGAGAACAACGCACAGCTGAGGTTTGAGGCTGAGTTTCCTTTTGAGGAGAATATACTTGTCGGGTTGACGATTGCTGCTCTTACTTCAAAAGACAACTTTACGACATatggcgaggtggtggaggttacGATTGCGGCACCTGGGCTGATCGAGGTTActgaggaggggttgagttGGGATCTTTTGAGCAAAGAGGATTTGTAG
- a CDS encoding hypothetical protein (EggNog:ENOG503P3H1), with protein sequence MSSSRSRRTGHKSGSSSTSGSQSARQIIESLLTHRINTLTELCRVERLVANAETEEDQLAFQEPMTSAWIYYVESNQMLSELRGLTPNYAFSGEMLTYAQGLVRNDPQSNRSWNFAWMVLEKITEENLVATYAEIEAARPEMWGDVVPDDQQIQELAAYFSQEWTYAINWMLQHWTAAPVWY encoded by the exons ATGTCATCTTCGCGCTCACGTCGAACTGGACACAAGTCTGGAAGCTCGAGTACATCCGGCTCA CAGTCAGCGCGCCAGATCATCGAGTCTCTCCTTACCCACCGCATCAACACCTTGACTGAGCTCTGTCGTGTGGAACGCTTGGTAGCGAATGCCGAGACAGAGGAGGATCAACTAGCTTTCCAGGAACCCATGACCTCGGCTTGGATCTACTACGTCGAATCAAATCAGATGCTTTCCGAGCTCCGGGGGCTCACCCCCAACTACGCCTTTTCTGGGGAAATGTTGACGTACGCCCAGGGCCTAGTCCGAAACGACCCGCAATCCAACAGGAGCTGGAACTTCGCCTGGATGGTATTAGAAAAGATCACAGAGGA GAATCTGGTGGCCACCTATGCTGAAATCGAAGCAGCCAGGCCTGAAATGTGGGGCGATGTCGTGCCAGACGATCAACAGATACAGGAGCTGGCAGCCTACTTTTCTCAAGAATGGACTTATGCCATCAACTGGATGTTGCAGCACTGGACCGCTGCCCCAGTGTGGTACTAA
- a CDS encoding hypothetical protein (COG:S; EggNog:ENOG503NWUI) has translation MVHTGAVAASATTATASQSHPQSQSSIPRPSVKRYRHSGSFHAGEPFPDLSSYRESPSSSRRRRRKSSVAGRPPAQRQSTAKYHTFPTEPPATPSNQPQQTRPRKNSWLRSLLRHSPSGEEHGEDNSHYFSQVDERGSSVSPSRRGEGSDNSHHHTRPDTSPNSTPLPWRQLALLALLSLAEQTALNSIGPYLPAMVASFPEIPSGQEGMYVGLLASAFAMAQLATNLLWGWLSDRIGRKPVMLIGTSLLAGCFCFFGICTTYAHLIIVHVAMGLLNGNAAVVPTCLGEVTDRTNQSRAFTWLPVIYSLGSITGPALGGLLVETDAGVDGAKYPYLTPNLVVAAFLVVSVIVLGIWFKETLEGEHDETSARGPRGWMGWLRSIVQRPWRKQQAGKHRSESVSSDHQQDSQEQQALLSSANTKAADEDNEDANSLTPSQKKSAFRQLANRNTMAVLGTYLVFQLANISFNSLYPIFVSAPPPTGRALGPGIIGLSLSLAGLATIVFQALVFERLKARMGNLGTYRYSLLGMAVAMSLMPWIGYLDSTPHLGIGSGKGWLYSELGVILIIKNICAVGGLSSVMLLITNSAPSHETLGTLNGIAQTLSAAGRSVGPFLSGGLFTLSMRVRPKGEALAWGLFAGVTLGGWIWSWVIEGHGLESAEYEGEEEQGGEGADGQDDEDVDEERAVGR, from the exons atgGTGCACACGGGCGCCGTTGCTGCCAGCGCGACTACCGCGACAGCCTCGCAGTCGCACCCGCAGTCGCAGTCGAGCATCCCACGACCCTCCGTCAAACGCTATCGCCATTCTGGATCGTTTCACGCCGGTGAACCATTTCCCGATCTCTCTTCCTATCGCGAATCTCCATCAagcagccgccgccgacgaAGAAAGAGTTCTGTCGCCGGCCGTCCTCCGGCCCAGCGACAGTCGACCGCCAAATACCACACATTTCCGACCGAACCCCCCGCGACGCCCTCCAACCAGCCTCAGCAGACGCGGCCAAGAAAGAACTCATGGCTCCGATCACTGCTCAGACATTCGCCATCGGGAGAAGAACATGGAGAGGACAACAGCCACTACTTTTCACAAGTCGACGAACGAGGCTCCAGTGTATCGCCATCGCGAAGAGGCGAGGGGTCAgacaacagccaccaccacacgaGACCTGATACGAGTCCGAATTCAACGCCGCTACCGTGGAGACAACTGGCTTTGCTCGCGCTCCTGTCACTGGCAGAGCAGACAGCCCTCAATTCCATTGGTCCTTACCTCCCAGCCATGGTGGCCTCGTTTCCCGAGATCCCCTCCGGCCAGGAAGGCATGTACGTGGGCTTGCTCGCATCGGCTTTTGCCATGGCACAGCTGGCGACCAATCTGCTGTGGGGGTGGCTTTCTGATAGGATTGGACGCAAGCCTGTTATGCTGATCGGCACATCTTTGTTGGCtggctgcttctgcttctttgGCATCTGCACCACCTATGCGCACTTGATCATTGTACACGTCGCTATGGGATTGCTCAACGGGAATGCGGCAGTAGTCCCTACGTGTCTGGGCGAAGTCACTGACAGGACGAACCAGAGCAGAGCATTTACGTGGCTTCCCGTCATCTATTCGCTTGGAAGCATTACAGGGCCCGCCCTGGGTGGTCTGTTGGTGGAGACGGATGCTGGGGTTGACGGGGCAAAATACCCCTACTTGACACCAAATCTTGTGGTGGCGGCCTTTTTGGTCGTCAGTGTCATTGTGCTAGGAATATGGTTCAAGGAAACCTTGGAAGGAGAACATGATGAGACATCTGCACGAGGCCCGCGtggttggatggggtggcTGAGGAGCATTGTCCAGCGGCCGTGGAGAAAACAACAAGCTGGAAAACACAGGTCGGAATCCGTCAGTTCTGACCACCAGCAAGATAGCCAAGAACAGCAGGCACTTCTCAGTTCGGCGAATACCAAGGCAGCTGATGAAGATAACGAGGATGCGAACAGTCTTACTCCGTCGCAAAAGAAGTCTGCCTTCCGACAATTGGCCAACCGAAATACCATGGCCGTCTTGGGAACCTATCTTGTCTTTCAGCTTGCCAACATCTCTTTCAACTCTCTGTACCCAATCTTTGtctctgctcctccccccaccgGACGCGCGCTTGGACCGGGCATCATCGGCCTGTCCCTGTCCCTTGCAGGCCTGGCCACCATTGTCTTCCAGGCTCTTGTGTTTGAAAGGCTCaaggcgaggatggggaaCCTGGGAACATACCGGTATTCTCTACTTGGAATGGCGGTTGCTATGAGTCTTATGCCCTGGATTGGGTACTTGGATTCAACGCCTCACCTGGGCATCGGCAGCGGCAAGGGCTGGCTCTATAGCGAACTGGGAGTCATTCTAATCATCAAGAACATCTGCGCTGTCGGGGGGTTGAGTAGTGTCATGCTTCTG ATCACAAACTCGGCTCCCTCCCATGAGACGTTGGGAACTTTGAACGGGATTGCTCAAACGCTGTCAGCCGCCGGGAGGAGTGTGGGGCCATTCTTGTCTGGGGGCCTGTTTACCTTGAGCATGCGTGTCAGGCCCAAGGGAGAGGCGCTCGCATGGGGTCTTTTCGCCGGTGTTACTCTTGGCGGGTGGATCTGGAGCTGGGTGATCGAAGGCCATGGGTTAGAGAGTGCCGAGTACGAAGGTGAGGAAGAGCAAGGCGGTGAGGGTGCAGATGGacaggacgatgaggatgttgacgAGGAAAGGGCTGTTGGCAGGTGA
- a CDS encoding hypothetical protein (EggNog:ENOG503NZTK; COG:G), with amino-acid sequence MANDHFLTLSCPDKPGIVHAVTGVFAGEKVNIIDLQQFSDPVTEKFFMRVHFGPTPTESPEFLRPHFEKLAGEYDMTYDIRPVAQKPKVLIMVSKIGHCLNDLLFRAKTGQLPIEIPLIVSNHPDFAPLAASYGIEFRHLPVTKDTKAAQEGQILELIKEHNVELVVLARYMQVLSPTLCEAMSGKIINIHHSFLPSFKGAKPYHQAYDRGVKIIGATAHFVTADLDEGPIIEQRVARVDHSLSPKALVDEGSNVESQVLAAAVKWYAERRVFLNGTRTVVF; translated from the coding sequence ATGGCCAACGACCACTTCCTGACGCTGTCGTGCCCTGACAAGCCGGGCATCGTTCACGCCGTGACGGGCGTGTTCGCCGGCGAAAAGGTCAACATCATCGACCTGCAGCAGTTTTCGGATCCCGTCACAGAAAAATTCTTCATGCGTGTGCACTTTGGCCCAACACCGACCGAGTCGCCCGAGTTCTTGCGCCCGCACTTTGAGAAGCTGGCTGGCGAGTATGACATGACGTACGACATCCGGCCCGTGGCACAAAAGCCAAAGGTCCTCATCATGGTATCCAAGATTGGCCACTGCCTCAacgacctcctcttccgcgCCAAGACGGGCCAGCTTCCCATCGAAATCCCCCTCATCGTGTCCAACCACCCAGACTTTGCACCCCTCGCCGCCAGCTACGGCATCGAAttccgccacctccccgtCACCAAGGACACCAAGGCGGCGCAGGAGGGCCAGATCCTGGAACTCATCAAAGAGCACAATGTCGAGCTTGTGGTGCTGGCGCGCTACATGCAGGTGCTGAGCCCGACGCTGTGCGAGGCCATGAGCGGCAagatcatcaacatccaccacAGCTTCTTGCCAAGTTTCAAGGGCGCCAAGCCCTACCACCAGGCCTACGACCGCGGTGTCAAGATTATCGGTGCCACGGCGCACTTTGTCACGGCCGACCTTGACGAGGGGCCCATCATTGAGCAGCGCGTTGCCCGCGTGGACCACAGCCTGAGCCCCAAGGCGCTGGTGGACGAGGGATCCAACGTAGAGAGCCAAGTGCTTGCGGCCGCCGTCAAGTGGTATGccgagaggagggtgttttTGAACGGCACCCGGACTGTTGTCTTTTAG
- a CDS encoding hypothetical protein (MEROPS:MER0000412; COG:O; EggNog:ENOG503NZCJ): MDTWSFLSSCPGQGALLTTADRYHEQEILTGWFTFQKTVDMACLFGLLLLLSAALPCSFAVSQWNEEVVNGIPYRTFYHADTNSKLSIVSNSGICETTPNVNQLSGYIRISENINLFFWFFESRNSPATAPLALWLNGGPGCSSMLGLFVEHGPCRFPDGSPAGSDPVLNEESWNSYANMLYLDQPVGVGFSYGVGQVNATTQGSVYVWTFLQAFLAAKPELAKSQFGLFTESYGGHYGPDIVRFIQQQNKVVDQNVSNAVKIDIIALGINNGWVDPKLQFPAYLDFGLTNNYRQLVNQSQYSTGITLYQQRCVPALQNCTVTTGTAEDCNHAHNTCYDALGLFTVELQRFDLYDVRRVDTWTGIPGTDMYHEYLARSDVKDAIGAQRDYTECSDVAWGLFDSTGDPSRSFLGELSEVVQSGVRVLLWAGDADYLCNWMGNLAVANAIDYSGQLDFVKRGMSAYQVNGTSFGEFKTVENLSWLRVYSAGHLVSSDQPRAALQAFRQTMENRPLEAT, from the exons ATGGACACCTGGTCTTTTCTGAGCTCATGCCCCGGCCAGGGTGCTCTTTTGACGACAGCAGATCGATATCATGAGCAGGAAATCTTGACCGGCTGGTTCACGTTTCAAAAGACTGTCGACATGGCGTGCTTGTTTGGTCTCTTGCTGCTTCTGTCAGCGGCTCTCCCTTGCTCCTTTGCTGTTTCTCAGTGGAATGAGGAAGTCGTGAACGGCATCCCTTACCGCACCTTTTACCACGCAGACACCAACAGCAAACTTTCGATAGTCAGTAACTCTGGTATCTGCGAGACAACCCCCAATGTGAATCAACTCAGCGGATACATCCGCATCAGCGAGaacatcaacctcttcttttgGTTCTTTGAGTCTCGCAACAGCCCTGCAACCGCCCCTTTGGCTCTGTGGCTCAACGGTGGCCCAGGATGCAGCTCGATGCTTGGTCTCTTTGTCGAACATGGGCCTTGTCGTTTTCCTGATGGATCGCCAGCGGGATCTGACCCAGTGCTGAATGAAGAGAGCTGGAACAGCTACGCCAACATGCTCTACCTTGATCAGCCCGTTGGTGTGGGTTTCAG CTATGGGGTAGGCCAAGTCAACGCCACCACCCAGGGCTCGGTCTATGTGTGGACGTTTCTGCAGGCCTTTCTTGCCGCCAAGCCTGAGCTAGCCAAGTCGCAGTTTGGCCTCTTCACTGAGAGCTATGGCG GACATTACGGGCCGGACATTGTCCGCTTTATCCAGCAGCAAAACAAGGTCGTAGACCAAAACGTTTCCAACGCAGTCAAGATCGACATTATCGCCTTAGGAATCAACAATGGCTGGGTCGACCCCAAGCTCCAGTTTCCTGCGTACCTCGATTTTGGACTCACCAACAACTACAGGCAACTTGTGAATCAGTCACAGTATTCAACTGGAATCACTCTATACCAACAACGATGCGTTCCGGCGTTGCAAAACTGCACCGTGACCACAGGAACAGCGGAAGATTGCAACCATGCCCATAACACCTGTTACGATGCGTTGGGTCTCTTTACCGTGGAGCTCCAGCGATTCGACCTGTACGACGTCAGAAGGGTCGACACATGGACCGGGATCCCAGGAACAGATATGTACCATGAGTATCTGGCGAGGTCTGACGTGAAGGATGCCATTGGCGCTCAGCGCGACTATACCGAGTGTTCCGACGTCGCCTGGGGGCTGTTTGACAGTACCGGAGACC CATCGAGATCCTTCCTCGGTGAGCTGAGCGAGGTTGTCCAGTCAGGTGTGAGAGTGCTGTTGTGGGCCGGGGATGCCG ATTATCTTTGCAACTGGATGGGCAATCTTGCTGTTGCGAACGCGATTGACTATTCTGGGCAGCTTGACTTTGTCAAGAGAGGCATGAGCGCCTATCAAGTCAACGGAACATCTTTCGGCGAGTTCAAGACGGTCGAGAACTTGAGCTGGCTTCGAGTGTATAGTGCGGGGCATCTTGT ATCCTCGGATCAACCCCGAGCCGCACTGCAGGCATTCCGCCAGACCATGGAAAACAGACCACTGGAAGCAACTTGA